A genomic stretch from Methanobacterium sp. includes:
- a CDS encoding DUF763 domain-containing protein, protein MHTKRGVANLPLHGGHAPRWLFNRMVKLAGGILDVILYEYDSDEFLRRISDPHWFQALSCVIGFDWHSSGTTTTTCGALKTVINPEEHGIMMAGGKGKNSRKTPFEIDEISDLFSLPSKKVNELKYSSRISAKIDNSCIQDGYDLYHHSFIFTEGGNWAVVQQGLNSKNKYARRYHWLSESIDQVIEEPHNAICCDESKESTLNMTASKSDEARKSSVDLICDNPEHLKPYFRRKSQSLLTDFFDIGANSHVSQNFKEIKMPSHHPVLDIDMSKHEFKVLKNAYELQPESYEELISLEGMGPKKIRALALISDLVYGAESSWSDPVKYSFTHGGKDGFPYPVDREVYDHSIYTLKEALDEAKIDKKDKYNAIKRLESFVNLEKC, encoded by the coding sequence ATGCATACAAAAAGAGGAGTTGCAAATCTCCCATTACACGGAGGGCACGCGCCAAGGTGGCTGTTTAACAGAATGGTTAAATTAGCTGGAGGCATACTGGATGTTATTTTGTATGAATATGATTCTGATGAATTTTTAAGACGAATTTCAGATCCACACTGGTTTCAGGCTCTTTCATGCGTAATTGGATTTGATTGGCATTCATCAGGAACCACAACCACAACTTGCGGCGCATTAAAGACTGTAATCAACCCGGAAGAACATGGAATCATGATGGCAGGAGGTAAAGGTAAAAATTCAAGAAAAACACCCTTTGAAATTGATGAAATTTCAGATTTATTCTCATTACCATCAAAAAAGGTTAATGAACTTAAATATTCAAGCAGGATTTCAGCAAAAATAGATAATTCATGTATACAGGACGGATATGACTTATATCATCATTCATTTATTTTCACTGAAGGTGGGAACTGGGCTGTTGTTCAGCAGGGATTAAACAGCAAAAATAAGTATGCTCGACGTTATCACTGGCTTTCTGAATCCATTGATCAGGTGATTGAAGAACCGCACAATGCAATCTGTTGTGATGAATCAAAAGAAAGCACATTGAACATGACAGCTTCCAAAAGCGATGAGGCGAGAAAATCAAGTGTGGATTTGATATGTGATAACCCTGAACATTTAAAACCATACTTTAGAAGGAAATCTCAATCATTACTTACAGATTTTTTTGATATTGGGGCTAATTCTCACGTATCACAGAATTTTAAGGAAATTAAGATGCCCAGCCATCATCCAGTATTGGATATAGACATGAGCAAACATGAATTTAAAGTTTTAAAGAATGCATATGAATTACAGCCTGAAAGCTATGAAGAATTAATTTCTCTTGAGGGAATGGGGCCTAAAAAAATCAGGGCACTTGCATTAATCTCTGATTTGGTATATGGGGCTGAATCAAGCTGGAGTGACCCTGTAAAATATAGTTTTACCCATGGTGGAAAAGATGGCTTTCCATATCCTGTAGATAGGGAAGTTTATGATCATTCAATTTACACATTAAAAGAAGCTTTAGATGAAGCTAAAATAGATAAAAAAGATAAATATAATGCAATTAAAAGATTAGAATCCTTTGTTAATTTAGAAAAATGTTAG
- a CDS encoding RtcB family protein, whose translation MEVEGNLKKVRYCVWEIPSSYKKEMRVPGRVYLNDEAIKSVEKGAIDQVANVACLPGIQKFSIGLPDIHFGYGFSIGGVAAFSARNGVISPGGVGFDINCGVRLLKTNLTEEDIKPKLNQLMDMLFKNIPSGLGSKGKIRLQEGQINEVLDQGAEWAIENGYGWKKDLEFLEENGKMETADSSKVSDKAKKRGIPQLGSLGSGNHFLEVQKMDKIFDEKTAKVFGIEEGQIVVLIHTGSRGCGHQICSDYLRTMLKATKRYNIDVPDKQLACAPVDSNEAQDYFKAMSAAANYAWANRQMIVHWVRESFENVYNQDAEEMGLDIVYDIAHNIAKKEVHNIKGRDMEVYVHRKGATRAFGPGREEIPKVYRDVGQPVFIPGTMGTSSYVLVGTDTAMEETFGSSAHGAGRKMSRAGAKREYKGEEVKKYLESKGIVIRATSMPVVAEEAPGAYKDVDDVVMTSHKAGISKMVGKMIPLGVSKG comes from the coding sequence AGGGTCCCTGGAAGAGTATATTTAAATGATGAAGCTATTAAAAGTGTAGAGAAAGGAGCAATTGATCAAGTCGCTAATGTAGCATGTTTACCGGGAATTCAGAAATTTTCAATAGGACTTCCTGATATCCATTTTGGATATGGATTTAGTATAGGTGGGGTGGCAGCGTTTAGCGCCCGTAATGGAGTAATAAGTCCTGGAGGAGTTGGATTTGATATTAATTGTGGGGTTCGTCTTTTAAAAACAAATTTAACTGAAGAAGACATAAAACCAAAACTTAATCAGTTAATGGACATGCTCTTTAAGAATATACCTTCTGGACTTGGAAGTAAAGGGAAAATAAGGCTTCAAGAAGGACAGATTAATGAAGTGCTTGATCAGGGAGCTGAATGGGCAATTGAAAACGGATATGGATGGAAAAAAGACCTGGAGTTTCTGGAAGAAAATGGAAAAATGGAAACTGCAGATTCAAGTAAAGTAAGCGATAAAGCAAAAAAAAGAGGTATTCCCCAATTAGGGTCTCTTGGATCGGGAAATCACTTTCTTGAAGTTCAAAAAATGGATAAAATCTTTGATGAAAAAACAGCAAAAGTATTTGGAATAGAAGAAGGTCAAATCGTGGTTCTTATCCATACAGGCTCCAGGGGCTGCGGACACCAGATCTGTTCAGATTATCTTAGAACCATGCTTAAAGCTACAAAAAGATACAACATTGATGTTCCAGATAAGCAATTAGCATGTGCCCCTGTAGATTCCAATGAAGCACAGGATTATTTTAAGGCAATGTCAGCTGCAGCAAACTATGCATGGGCTAATAGACAAATGATTGTGCATTGGGTTAGAGAATCATTTGAAAATGTTTATAATCAAGATGCTGAAGAAATGGGTTTGGATATAGTTTATGATATTGCCCATAATATTGCAAAGAAAGAGGTTCATAATATAAAAGGACGAGATATGGAAGTTTACGTTCATAGGAAAGGAGCAACACGTGCATTTGGTCCTGGAAGAGAAGAAATACCTAAAGTTTATAGGGATGTTGGACAGCCGGTTTTCATTCCTGGAACAATGGGTACATCATCATATGTCCTTGTAGGAACAGATACAGCAATGGAAGAAACATTTGGTTCTTCAGCACATGGTGCAGGACGTAAAATGAGTAGAGCTGGAGCTAAAAGAGAATATAAAGGTGAAGAAGTTAAAAAATACTTAGAAAGCAAAGGAATCGTTATCAGAGCTACTTCCATGCCTGTTGTAGCAGAAGAAGCTCCTGGAGCATATAAAGACGTAGATGACGTTGTAATGACTTCTCATAAAGCAGGAATATCTAAAATGGTTGGAAAAATGATACCTCTTGGAGTTTCCAAGGGATAA
- a CDS encoding SulP family inorganic anion transporter: MDYKNYLRMAYALLAGVDPIYGIYTAMLTVIIGSLAASSSLMIVTISDEVALVVASSVGALGGDVTQGLVTLTLMVGLLQLATGQLKMGSLVRFISAEVMSGFIAAVGLSLVISQLTKFTGYKSTIILPYISDSVIQGIDILIHPWLWDIPTFLVGIGTIAVLILFKWSRLKRYGNLLAIAIISVMVAILGLTTVKLTGSIAPISGGLPKPVLPNPMLIPDLILPALAILILTSIQTVGVGSAYPNPNGKRTDRSRNFSAQGLANLGGSIFTALPAGGSFTRTGVNIESGGKTRWSGVFSGFFVIVIFLLIPQMFEKVPMSGLAAILIVLGAAIIINEWSNIVLVWKSSNVYRYAMILTFIAGVGFSIEYAVFAGVILSLLIYVFTAHKDIMLEELVLLDDGRYQERPLPAEFPCNKCTVIEVKGLDYFAVAYLLEEQMPSTNNTSGAVIILNLHDRGYLGTNVVVWMNEFAQKLRDSGNLLMLAEVEESIKKQLDRTGVLEEIRPENIFMASSIVNESVREAADAANKWIKSNN, translated from the coding sequence ATGGACTATAAAAATTATTTACGCATGGCCTATGCACTCCTGGCTGGTGTTGATCCTATTTATGGTATTTATACTGCGATGCTGACTGTTATTATTGGCTCATTAGCTGCTTCTTCCAGTTTAATGATTGTCACCATCAGCGACGAAGTTGCCCTGGTAGTGGCAAGTTCAGTAGGTGCCTTGGGAGGTGATGTAACCCAGGGACTGGTTACTTTAACCTTGATGGTAGGATTATTACAACTTGCCACAGGGCAACTAAAAATGGGTAGTCTGGTTCGATTCATATCTGCAGAAGTCATGTCCGGTTTTATTGCTGCAGTGGGTCTTTCTCTGGTTATCAGTCAGCTTACTAAATTTACAGGTTATAAAAGCACCATTATACTGCCATATATCTCAGATTCTGTAATACAGGGAATAGACATACTCATCCACCCATGGTTATGGGATATCCCCACCTTTTTGGTTGGAATAGGAACAATTGCAGTTCTAATCTTATTCAAGTGGTCACGGCTGAAACGTTATGGAAATCTCTTGGCCATAGCCATCATTTCTGTTATGGTGGCCATATTAGGGTTAACAACTGTGAAGCTCACAGGTAGTATTGCTCCCATCTCAGGGGGTTTACCAAAACCTGTTTTACCCAATCCCATGCTTATCCCCGATTTGATTTTACCCGCCCTGGCCATACTGATCTTAACATCTATCCAAACAGTTGGCGTGGGATCAGCCTATCCCAATCCAAATGGAAAACGAACTGACAGATCAAGAAATTTTTCTGCCCAGGGTTTGGCCAATCTAGGAGGTTCAATATTCACCGCTTTACCTGCAGGAGGTTCTTTTACCCGTACAGGAGTGAATATTGAAAGCGGAGGTAAAACACGGTGGTCAGGTGTATTCTCTGGATTTTTTGTGATTGTAATATTCCTCCTCATACCTCAAATGTTTGAAAAAGTGCCCATGTCTGGCTTAGCCGCAATTCTAATAGTATTAGGGGCAGCAATCATTATTAATGAATGGTCTAACATCGTTTTAGTCTGGAAAAGTTCCAATGTTTACCGTTATGCCATGATTTTAACATTTATTGCAGGTGTGGGGTTCAGTATTGAATATGCAGTTTTTGCCGGAGTAATTCTCTCTTTACTAATCTATGTTTTCACAGCCCATAAGGACATAATGCTGGAAGAGCTGGTTTTACTAGATGATGGGCGTTATCAGGAACGTCCACTCCCTGCAGAGTTTCCTTGCAATAAATGCACAGTCATAGAAGTCAAGGGATTGGATTACTTTGCGGTTGCATACTTATTAGAGGAACAAATGCCTTCTACAAATAATACCTCAGGAGCCGTGATTATTCTTAATTTACATGACCGGGGTTATCTTGGGACAAATGTTGTGGTCTGGATGAATGAATTCGCCCAAAAATTACGAGACTCTGGTAATTTATTAATGTTGGCAGAGGTAGAAGAATCTATTAAAAAACAACTTGATAGAACAGGCGTATTAGAAGAAATCAGACCCGAAAACATTTTCATGGCTAGTTCTATAGTTAATGAATCCGTCCGTGAAGCTGCAGATGCCGCTAATAAATGGATTAAATCCAATAATTAA
- the mtnP gene encoding S-methyl-5'-thioadenosine phosphorylase: MIGIIGGTGIYEIVEMGEEVETKAIETPYGKSPEINVFKLHDKDVVFMPRHAKGHANPPHMINYRANIYAMKEMGVERIIATNAVGSLELSIKPGDFMIPHDFLDFTKLRQSTFYDTKTVHIDITKPYCDNLRDILISSGESVDNGVYICTEGPRFETAAEIAMFKQLGGSVVGMTGIPEVILARELEICYASVCMVSNYAASISPTKLTIEEVFDVVNEQKDNLIKLISDSIAKLPEKRECPCKYALSGAEIDEV, translated from the coding sequence ATGATAGGAATAATTGGCGGCACTGGAATATATGAAATTGTTGAAATGGGTGAAGAAGTTGAAACAAAAGCCATAGAAACACCCTATGGTAAATCTCCCGAAATCAATGTGTTCAAATTGCATGATAAAGATGTTGTATTTATGCCCAGACATGCAAAAGGACATGCAAATCCTCCCCATATGATTAATTACAGAGCAAATATTTATGCAATGAAAGAAATGGGTGTTGAAAGGATAATTGCCACTAATGCTGTTGGATCTCTGGAATTATCAATTAAACCTGGAGATTTCATGATTCCTCATGATTTCCTTGATTTTACAAAGCTAAGGCAAAGTACATTCTATGATACTAAAACAGTACATATTGACATTACAAAGCCTTATTGCGATAATTTAAGGGATATTTTAATATCTTCAGGTGAATCAGTAGATAATGGTGTTTATATTTGTACTGAAGGTCCAAGATTTGAAACAGCCGCAGAAATTGCCATGTTTAAACAATTAGGCGGTTCTGTTGTAGGAATGACAGGAATACCTGAAGTTATACTTGCAAGAGAGCTTGAAATTTGCTACGCAAGTGTTTGTATGGTATCAAATTATGCGGCATCAATATCACCCACTAAACTGACAATAGAAGAAGTATTTGATGTTGTAAATGAACAAAAGGATAATTTGATTAAATTAATATCAGACTCAATAGCAAAACTACCTGAAAAAAGAGAATGTCCATGTAAATATGCATTATCAGGTGCAGAAATAGATGAAGTATAA
- the nadA gene encoding quinolinate synthase NadA, which produces MLNDLQKEILQLKEEKNAIILAHNYQTGDIQEIADYMGDSLELCIKASEIEESDIVVFCGVDFMAETAAILNPDKKILIPDTKAECPMAAMLPADEVKKAKMRHPGAAVVLYVNTLAEAKAEADILCTSSNAVKIVESLKEDTILFGPDMNLAAYVSGFTDKEIIHIPEGGHCYVHKMFTGEIFFLREKYPDAEILVHPECNPEIQEMADYVLSTGGMVSHVKESPKDTFIIGTEVDMVTRLRRENPDKTIIPALSEAICETMKLNTLEKIKNSLINEEFIVKVDEEIADKARSAVERMIEVSKR; this is translated from the coding sequence ATGTTAAATGATCTGCAAAAAGAAATTTTACAACTTAAAGAAGAAAAAAATGCAATAATATTGGCTCATAATTATCAAACTGGCGATATACAGGAAATTGCAGATTACATGGGAGATTCTCTTGAATTATGCATAAAAGCATCTGAAATTGAAGAATCAGACATTGTAGTTTTCTGTGGTGTTGATTTCATGGCAGAAACAGCTGCAATATTAAATCCTGATAAAAAGATTTTAATTCCAGACACTAAAGCAGAATGTCCTATGGCAGCTATGCTCCCTGCAGATGAGGTAAAAAAAGCTAAGATGAGACATCCTGGCGCGGCAGTGGTTTTATATGTAAATACGCTTGCAGAGGCAAAAGCAGAAGCAGATATATTATGCACATCATCAAACGCTGTAAAAATAGTTGAAAGCCTTAAAGAAGATACAATCCTTTTTGGACCGGATATGAACCTTGCAGCATATGTTTCAGGATTTACAGACAAAGAAATAATACATATACCTGAAGGTGGGCACTGTTACGTGCATAAAATGTTTACAGGGGAAATATTCTTTTTAAGGGAAAAATATCCTGATGCAGAGATACTTGTACATCCAGAATGCAACCCGGAAATCCAGGAAATGGCAGATTACGTTTTAAGCACTGGAGGTATGGTTAGTCATGTTAAGGAGTCACCTAAAGATACATTTATAATTGGAACTGAAGTTGATATGGTAACTCGTCTTCGACGGGAAAATCCAGATAAAACAATTATTCCAGCATTATCTGAAGCTATATGTGAAACAATGAAGCTCAATACACTTGAAAAAATAAAAAATTCTCTAATTAACGAAGAATTTATAGTAAAAGTAGATGAGGAAATTGCAGATAAAGCAAGAAGTGCTGTAGAGCGGATGATTGAAGTTTCCAAGAGGTAA